The following are encoded together in the Labeo rohita strain BAU-BD-2019 chromosome 17, IGBB_LRoh.1.0, whole genome shotgun sequence genome:
- the pax1a gene encoding paired box protein Pax-1a, which yields MEQTYGEVNQLGGVFVNGRPLPNAIRLRIVELAQLGIRPCDISRQLRVSHGCVSKILARYNETGSILPGAIGGSKPRVTTPNVVKNIREYKQGDPGIFAWEIRDRLLADGVCDKYNVPSVSSISRILRNKIGNLSQPNQYENGKQAPPQSSLSYNHIYPYSYPNAMSPSGTKMSNPPGVPVTGGHVSISRGWPSAHTVSNILGIRAFMDPSAIASAEGYAPKMEDWGSVNRATFPSAHGVNGIDKSAIDADIKYPQPSSTLSSYVPACAYSPSNQYGVYSGPAGSYVSPGHHWQAQGTSLPHPSGGVAMHPSDIHSSMAFKHALRDGDRKPPSPLSKQQHEALSNIHGLSLSTSSS from the exons ATGG AGCAAACCTACGGGGAGGTGAACCAGCTGGGGGGAGTTTTTGTCAATGGACGTCCTTTGCCCAATGCAATAAGATTACGAATAGTGGAGTTAGCCCAGCTTGGCATCAGACCCTGTGACATAAGCAGACAGCTTCGGGTCTCCCACGGCTGTGTGAGTAAAATCCTTGCGAGATACAACGAAACTGGGTCCATTTTGCCAGGCGCAATCGGTGGCAGCAAACCACGAGTTACGACGCCAAATGTAGTAAAAAACATACGGGAGTACAAACAAGGAGACCCGGGAATTTTTGCATGGGAGATCCGGGACCGTCTTCTCGCGGACGGAGTATGTGACAAGTACAACGTTCCCTCGGTCAGCTCCATCAGCCGGATATTAAGGAACAAGATTGGAAACCTCTCCCAGCCGAACCAATATGAAAACGGCAAGCAAGCACCTCCGCAGTCCAGCCTCTCCTACAACCATATATACCCGTATTCATACCCCAATGCAATGTCTCCTTCCGGGACCAAAATGAGTAATCCTCCCGGTGTCCCTGTCACGGGTGGGCATGTAAGCATTTCTCGAGGTTGGCCTTCAGCGCACACGGTCAGCAATATACTGGGTATTCGGGCTTTCATGGATCCTTCAG CTATTGCTAGCGCTGAAGGATACGCACCAAAAATGGAGGACTGGGGTAGTGTGAATAGAGCGACATTTCCCTCTGCTCATGGAGTCAATGGAATAGACAAATCAGCTATTGATGCAGACATAAAATACCCTCAG CCTTCGTCGACTTTGTCTAGTTATGTCCCAGCATGCGCATACTCTCCCTCCAACCAGTATGGCGTGTACAGTGGTCCAGCAGGCAGTTATGTGAGCCCAGGGCATCACTGGCAGGCCCAGGGCACCAGCCTCCCCCACCCTAGCGGTGGCGTAGCGATGCACCCGAGTGACATCCATTCTTCTATGGCGTTCAAACATGCACTGCGAGATG GAGACAGAAAACCACCGAGTCCCCTAAGCAAGCAGCAGCACGAAGCCTTGAGCAATATACACGGACTCAGCCTTTCTACCTCATCCTCGTAA